The following proteins are encoded in a genomic region of Thioclava nitratireducens:
- a CDS encoding flagellar basal body P-ring protein FlgI: MLAALCRKSRRASLSCAGFRGALVALSVFAGVLSAIPATAQVRIKDIASFEGVRENQLVGYGLVVGLNGTGDTLNGSPFTKKSIEGMLERLGVGNLSGDAIKTKNTAAVMVTAKLPPFARRGSTIDVTISSLGNADSLRGGTLIVTPLVGADGEIYAVGQGPISVAGYSAKGNAASIVDGVPTVARMENGAIVEKEIDFELNSMNSVRLSLREPDFTTASRVAGVINDKLGHNTAQMLDPSTIEVQAKGKYGVPELLAMIENLPVTPDSVAKVVVDEKSGTIVIGANVRIDQVAISQGGLTVKVKESYAVSQPKPISIGQTVVVPETDVQVEERNTQFSVLQGGDVSLQDLVDGLNAIGVGARQTISILQAIKAAGALHADLEII; this comes from the coding sequence ATGCTTGCTGCCTTGTGCCGAAAAAGTCGTCGGGCGTCGCTTTCTTGCGCCGGGTTTCGCGGAGCGCTCGTCGCGCTCTCCGTCTTTGCGGGGGTGCTCAGCGCGATCCCGGCTACCGCACAGGTCCGGATCAAGGACATCGCCAGTTTCGAAGGCGTGCGCGAGAACCAGCTCGTGGGCTACGGTCTCGTCGTTGGCCTGAACGGGACTGGCGACACCCTCAACGGCAGCCCGTTCACGAAGAAGTCGATCGAGGGGATGCTCGAGCGGCTCGGGGTCGGCAATCTCTCCGGCGATGCGATCAAGACGAAGAATACGGCCGCGGTGATGGTGACGGCCAAGCTGCCGCCCTTCGCCCGCCGTGGTTCGACGATCGACGTGACGATCTCCTCGCTCGGCAATGCGGACAGCCTGCGGGGGGGCACGCTGATCGTGACGCCGCTCGTCGGCGCCGACGGTGAGATTTACGCCGTGGGGCAGGGGCCGATCTCGGTTGCGGGCTACAGCGCGAAGGGAAACGCGGCGAGCATCGTGGACGGTGTGCCCACGGTCGCGCGCATGGAGAATGGCGCAATCGTCGAGAAAGAGATCGATTTCGAATTGAACTCCATGAACTCGGTGCGTCTCTCCCTGCGCGAGCCGGATTTCACGACGGCCTCCCGGGTCGCAGGGGTGATCAATGACAAGCTCGGCCACAACACCGCGCAGATGCTCGACCCCTCCACGATCGAAGTGCAGGCGAAGGGCAAATATGGTGTACCGGAGCTTCTGGCGATGATCGAGAACCTCCCCGTCACGCCCGACTCCGTGGCGAAAGTAGTGGTCGACGAGAAGTCCGGAACGATCGTGATCGGCGCCAATGTGCGGATCGATCAGGTCGCGATCAGCCAGGGCGGGCTGACCGTGAAGGTCAAGGAAAGCTACGCGGTCAGCCAGCCGAAGCCTATCTCCATCGGGCAGACGGTCGTGGTGCCCGAAACGGATGTGCAGGTCGAAGAGCGCAACACTCAGTTCAGCGTGCTCCAAGGGGGTGATGTCAGCCTTCAGGACCTCGTGGACGGTCTCAATGCGATCGGTGTCGGCGCGCGGCAAACCATCTCGATACTGCAGGCGATCAAGGCAGCCGGCGCGCTTCATGCCGATCTGGAGATCATCTGA
- a CDS encoding rod-binding protein encodes MNPLGPSKPFLSAASLKAPAASGAKSQNAKEIAKNFEATFLQQAVGEMMKTVKMGGLDGGHAEEMWKSFLARGIADEIAASGRTGIAQSVERMIGAYTSNGEDHG; translated from the coding sequence ATGAACCCGCTCGGTCCGTCGAAGCCATTTCTCTCGGCTGCGTCGCTCAAGGCGCCTGCCGCATCTGGTGCGAAGTCGCAGAACGCGAAGGAGATCGCCAAGAATTTCGAGGCGACCTTCCTGCAGCAGGCCGTTGGTGAGATGATGAAGACCGTGAAGATGGGCGGACTGGATGGCGGCCACGCCGAGGAGATGTGGAAGTCCTTCCTCGCGCGCGGCATCGCGGATGAGATCGCCGCCTCGGGCCGGACCGGGATCGCGCAAAGCGTCGAGCGGATGATCGGCGCCTATACTTCGAACGGAGAAGATCATGGCTGA
- a CDS encoding flagellin: MSSILTNTSAMNALATLRSVNKGLEDTQNRISTGKKINSAKDNAAYFSISESMNSDSGMYKSINEGLTLTKNSVSTARLGAESVKDLAQQFVERVSFAQGDAVDHDAVQKELDNIVTQIGTTIQQSTFNGDNMVNTTGAVSVVTGISRAGGSFQTTAITFNAVDLTAIQSALGAIDISDTTGSAGALANAMTTAEAQLATAIDNATSLGVAEKSLESQQNFLNKLTDKLDTGVGNMVDADMEQEAARLQSYQVQQQLATQSLSIANQGPQNLLSLFR, from the coding sequence ATGTCGTCCATTCTTACCAATACCTCCGCGATGAATGCTCTTGCGACCCTGCGTTCGGTGAACAAAGGTCTCGAAGACACGCAAAACCGCATCTCGACCGGCAAGAAGATCAACTCGGCGAAAGACAACGCCGCGTATTTCTCGATCTCGGAATCGATGAACAGCGACAGCGGCATGTACAAGTCGATCAACGAAGGTCTGACGCTGACCAAGAACTCGGTTTCGACCGCACGTCTTGGCGCAGAGTCGGTGAAGGATCTCGCTCAGCAGTTCGTCGAGCGCGTTTCGTTCGCCCAAGGCGACGCGGTTGACCACGACGCGGTTCAGAAGGAACTCGACAACATCGTGACCCAGATCGGGACCACGATCCAGCAGTCGACCTTCAACGGCGACAACATGGTGAACACGACTGGCGCGGTCTCGGTTGTGACCGGTATCAGCCGCGCGGGTGGTTCGTTCCAGACCACCGCGATCACCTTCAACGCTGTCGACCTGACCGCGATTCAGTCGGCTCTGGGTGCGATCGATATCTCGGACACCACGGGTTCGGCGGGTGCACTGGCGAACGCAATGACGACCGCTGAAGCTCAGCTGGCAACGGCGATCGACAATGCGACCTCGCTCGGCGTGGCAGAGAAGTCTCTGGAATCCCAGCAGAACTTCCTCAACAAGCTGACCGACAAGCTCGACACCGGTGTCGGCAATATGGTCGACGCGGACATGGAGCAGGAGGCGGCTCGCCTTCAGTCCTACCAGGTCCAGCAGCAGCTCGCGACGCAGTCGCTCTCGATCGCGAACCAGGGTCCTCAGAACCTTCTGAGCCTGTTCCGCTAA
- a CDS encoding flagellar biosynthesis regulator FlaF: MSVAAYKRTISETESPRQIERRILSRVTGELEAFLVDYDEAPRAGRGAILAQGLRTALWENERIWTALRDDLAEPANQFPAELKAGLISLALWVERQTQMVMGGGGAVAPLVEVNRNIIRGLSGDAGEPVAAE; encoded by the coding sequence ATGAGTGTCGCCGCGTATAAGCGAACCATTTCCGAAACCGAGTCTCCGCGGCAGATCGAGCGTCGTATCCTGTCGCGCGTCACTGGCGAGCTTGAGGCCTTTCTCGTCGATTATGACGAGGCGCCACGGGCCGGACGGGGGGCGATCCTCGCGCAGGGTCTGCGCACTGCGCTCTGGGAAAACGAGCGCATCTGGACGGCATTGCGCGATGACCTCGCGGAGCCTGCGAACCAGTTTCCCGCCGAGTTGAAGGCCGGGCTGATCTCGCTCGCGCTCTGGGTCGAGCGGCAGACGCAGATGGTGATGGGCGGCGGCGGCGCGGTCGCGCCGCTGGTCGAGGTGAACCGCAATATCATCCGCGGGCTCAGCGGCGACGCGGGCGAGCCGGTGGCTGCGGAATAA
- a CDS encoding flagellar biosynthesis repressor FlbT gives MALRLTLKPNERIVVNGCVIRNANRRQTLQIENTADVIRAEDLLDENCEPTPVKQAYFLIQTALIRADTRDTLVPVIQEKLADLATIFSAAVVGSVFEAANWVSQGDYYKALSALRPVMRREEELFARLSANTSATAALEGEEC, from the coding sequence ATGGCATTACGACTGACGTTGAAACCGAACGAGCGAATCGTGGTCAATGGATGCGTGATCCGAAATGCCAACCGCCGCCAGACGCTTCAGATCGAGAATACCGCCGACGTGATCCGGGCCGAAGATCTGCTGGATGAAAACTGCGAGCCGACCCCGGTGAAGCAGGCCTATTTCCTGATCCAGACCGCGCTGATCCGCGCCGATACCCGCGACACGCTGGTGCCGGTCATTCAGGAGAAGCTCGCCGATCTCGCCACGATCTTCAGTGCCGCCGTGGTTGGCAGTGTTTTCGAGGCCGCGAACTGGGTGTCTCAGGGCGATTATTACAAAGCGTTGAGCGCGCTGCGCCCGGTCATGCGCCGCGAAGAAGAACTGTTCGCCCGCCTGTCCGCAAACACGAGCGCGACGGCGGCGCTGGAGGGCGAAGAATGCTGA
- a CDS encoding DUF1217 domain-containing protein: protein MLTISGMSSRLALSLIDRTQAKQLDQLAQEPQHARAISRFREKIGDIHTAADLVKDYDAYSFVMKAFDLEDQMFGKAMMREILSSDPNDKSSLVNRLTDPRFRKLYDALGFTNGGTANANTSSASWQDKIVDQYVSQQFINGERDQNETVGSVLEFRQKLGGVKTWYSVLKDKDMAQFMRTALGIPNDVVKLDVERQKQIFEDKFDLAKLKDPKEVDDLVSRFVAVSDANNFSIGGAAGNAAVTLMQGAVQGGSGQFVPATFDLTAIATFSASRYR, encoded by the coding sequence ATGCTGACGATTTCGGGCATGAGCAGTCGGCTCGCGCTGAGCCTGATCGATCGGACGCAGGCCAAGCAACTCGATCAACTGGCGCAAGAGCCGCAGCATGCGCGCGCGATCAGCCGTTTCCGCGAGAAGATCGGGGATATCCATACTGCGGCCGACTTGGTGAAGGATTACGACGCCTATAGTTTCGTGATGAAGGCCTTCGATCTGGAAGACCAGATGTTCGGCAAGGCGATGATGCGCGAAATCCTGTCGAGCGATCCCAATGACAAAAGTTCCCTCGTCAACAGGCTCACCGATCCGCGGTTTCGCAAGCTCTACGATGCGCTCGGGTTCACCAATGGCGGCACTGCAAACGCGAATACCTCCTCGGCCTCGTGGCAGGACAAGATCGTCGATCAATATGTCAGCCAGCAGTTCATCAATGGTGAGCGCGACCAGAACGAGACCGTCGGGTCCGTGCTCGAATTCCGGCAGAAGCTCGGCGGCGTCAAAACATGGTATTCGGTCCTGAAAGACAAGGATATGGCGCAGTTCATGCGCACGGCCTTGGGGATTCCGAATGACGTGGTGAAGCTCGATGTCGAGCGGCAGAAACAGATTTTCGAGGACAAGTTCGATCTTGCGAAACTCAAAGACCCGAAAGAGGTCGATGATCTTGTCTCCCGTTTCGTCGCTGTGTCCGATGCGAATAACTTCTCAATCGGAGGGGCGGCGGGGAATGCTGCGGTGACGCTGATGCAAGGCGCGGTGCAGGGGGGCTCGGGCCAATTCGTGCCCGCGACCTTCGATTTGACTGCGATCGCTACCTTCTCGGCTTCGCGCTACCGGTAA
- a CDS encoding flagellar motor switch protein FliG: MRTSRDYKKLRGPEKAAILFLCLGEKHGAGLMQRLDDYDIHSITHAISSLGTIPADIVEEVMSEFMETAGDGGGLVGSMEMAESMLKGFLPDERVSDIMNEIQGPLVGRNIWENFSALNEQIIANYLKEEHDQTVAAILSKVKPEVASKVLPLLGEERMMEVLERMIGIETVPRYVFQNIEETLQKEFMSSATRNTGPDPQQRMADLFNKLDSKLFDDITQRLEKRIPEAFGAIKAKMFTFDDLCKLDQQSLVKVMRGVEGQTLPLALRGAKKEVRDYFLSALPARSRDMLNEEMTAMGPVRGREVQEAQSALVDYALELSREDEIRIPLDDDDVIID; this comes from the coding sequence ATGAGAACCTCCCGGGATTACAAGAAACTGCGTGGCCCAGAGAAGGCAGCGATTCTTTTCCTCTGCCTCGGGGAGAAACACGGCGCAGGGCTCATGCAGCGGCTCGACGATTACGACATCCATTCGATCACCCATGCGATCTCGTCCCTTGGTACGATCCCCGCCGATATCGTCGAAGAGGTGATGAGCGAGTTCATGGAAACCGCAGGCGATGGCGGCGGCCTCGTGGGCTCGATGGAGATGGCGGAGAGCATGCTCAAGGGGTTCCTCCCCGACGAGCGCGTCTCCGACATCATGAACGAGATTCAGGGCCCGCTGGTGGGACGCAATATCTGGGAAAACTTCTCGGCGCTGAACGAGCAGATCATCGCAAATTATCTCAAGGAAGAGCACGACCAGACGGTCGCGGCGATCCTGAGCAAGGTGAAACCCGAGGTCGCCTCGAAAGTGCTGCCGCTTCTGGGCGAAGAGCGCATGATGGAAGTGCTGGAGCGGATGATCGGCATCGAGACCGTTCCCCGTTACGTCTTCCAGAACATCGAAGAAACGTTGCAGAAAGAGTTCATGAGCTCGGCGACGCGCAATACCGGGCCGGACCCGCAGCAGCGCATGGCCGATCTCTTCAACAAACTCGATAGCAAGCTGTTCGACGACATCACCCAGCGTCTGGAAAAGCGTATTCCCGAGGCGTTCGGTGCGATCAAGGCGAAGATGTTCACCTTCGACGATCTGTGCAAGCTCGACCAGCAGAGCCTCGTCAAAGTCATGCGCGGGGTCGAAGGGCAAACGCTTCCGCTCGCCTTGCGCGGGGCCAAGAAGGAGGTACGCGACTACTTCCTGAGCGCCCTGCCCGCCCGCTCGCGCGACATGCTGAACGAGGAAATGACCGCGATGGGCCCGGTGCGCGGGCGCGAGGTGCAAGAAGCGCAATCCGCGCTTGTGGACTATGCGCTCGAGCTGTCGCGCGAGGACGAAATCCGCATTCCGCTCGACGATGATGACGTGATTATCGACTGA
- the fliP gene encoding flagellar type III secretion system pore protein FliP (The bacterial flagellar biogenesis protein FliP forms a type III secretion system (T3SS)-type pore required for flagellar assembly.) yields MIHLTKRFLTAQPGLPIVALTLVASLAFSSGAEAQEAGGLLSDLAQGLNNATPGSDASASLSGRIIQLIALMTVLSIAPGVLVVMTSFTRFVIVFSMLRSALGLNQTPPNMVLSAMALFMTFFVMQPVFDDAWTGGLRPLLNNTVTEEQALVGIGAPFKAFMFANTRPKDLKLFADLVRDNEAGQNAEPAPETPAPATAEEANWRTLVPAFMISELRRAFTIGFLIYLPFIAIDLIVASVLMSAGMMMLPPVMISLPFKVIFFVLIDGWYMLAGSMMQSYVAYGGGG; encoded by the coding sequence ATGATCCACCTCACGAAGCGATTTCTGACGGCGCAACCCGGCCTGCCAATTGTCGCCCTGACGCTCGTAGCGTCGCTCGCTTTCAGCAGCGGCGCAGAGGCGCAGGAGGCGGGCGGGTTGCTGAGCGACCTAGCGCAGGGGCTGAACAATGCCACGCCAGGCAGCGATGCATCGGCCAGCCTGAGCGGGCGGATCATTCAGCTGATCGCGCTGATGACCGTGCTCAGCATCGCGCCGGGCGTCCTTGTCGTCATGACCAGCTTCACCCGCTTCGTGATCGTCTTCTCGATGCTGCGCTCCGCGCTGGGGCTGAACCAGACGCCGCCGAACATGGTGCTGAGCGCGATGGCGCTGTTCATGACCTTCTTCGTGATGCAGCCGGTCTTCGACGATGCCTGGACCGGGGGGCTGCGGCCGCTTCTGAACAACACGGTGACCGAGGAACAGGCGCTCGTCGGGATCGGCGCGCCGTTCAAGGCCTTCATGTTCGCCAATACGCGCCCGAAGGACCTGAAGCTCTTCGCCGATCTCGTCCGCGACAACGAAGCGGGGCAAAACGCCGAACCCGCGCCCGAGACGCCCGCCCCAGCAACGGCGGAAGAGGCGAACTGGCGCACCCTCGTGCCCGCCTTCATGATCTCCGAGCTGCGGCGCGCCTTCACGATCGGCTTCCTGATCTATCTGCCTTTCATCGCGATCGACCTCATCGTCGCATCGGTGCTGATGAGTGCGGGCATGATGATGTTGCCGCCGGTGATGATCTCGTTGCCTTTCAAGGTCATCTTCTTCGTGCTGATCGACGGCTGGTACATGCTCGCAGGGAGCATGATGCAATCTTACGTCGCCTATGGCGGGGGTGGCTAA
- a CDS encoding FliM/FliN family flagellar motor switch protein has translation MSDNDTPESTQPPETPETGTQPTQGEARAAAAETLLHTLASKQAESDADGQNVNAMLNVGLSVQIVLGQSRIPISQLLNLSRGSVIELEKKIGEPVDVVINDRLVARGDLVKVGDNRLGVTLTEIVKDYVPKR, from the coding sequence ATGTCCGACAACGATACGCCCGAATCCACGCAGCCGCCTGAGACGCCGGAAACCGGAACCCAGCCGACGCAGGGCGAAGCCCGCGCCGCTGCAGCCGAGACCCTGCTGCATACGCTCGCCAGCAAACAGGCCGAGAGCGATGCCGACGGGCAGAACGTCAACGCGATGCTCAATGTCGGGCTCTCGGTGCAGATCGTGCTGGGTCAGAGCCGTATCCCGATCTCGCAGCTTCTGAACCTGAGTCGCGGCTCGGTCATCGAGCTGGAGAAAAAGATTGGCGAGCCGGTCGACGTGGTGATCAACGACCGGCTGGTGGCGCGGGGCGATCTGGTGAAAGTGGGCGACAACCGGCTCGGCGTCACGCTCACCGAGATCGTCAAAGACTACGTCCCGAAACGATGA
- a CDS encoding FliH/SctL family protein, with protein MTVFQRDFDEEMQAEDARRAAERLKVFTQADLDAAAAAARAQGFEAGRAQGRNEATTEIRTSLEARQTEALEKLSPEITALLGNQLAHQAALERHLCGFALRVCEKVFPEFIESCSTARVETQIRRAMEIALRKPSLTIRLSPANVAGLTPVIEASAGPNSPALNIVADPALADGDIHADWEDGVMDYSFETVCRSILIALRQTISPQATPIRKAV; from the coding sequence ATGACGGTTTTCCAGCGAGACTTCGATGAAGAGATGCAGGCGGAAGACGCCCGCCGCGCCGCCGAACGCCTGAAGGTCTTCACCCAGGCCGATCTCGATGCCGCGGCGGCGGCCGCGCGCGCCCAAGGGTTTGAGGCGGGCCGTGCGCAAGGCCGCAACGAGGCTACCACCGAGATCAGGACCTCGCTCGAGGCACGCCAGACCGAGGCGCTGGAAAAGCTCTCGCCGGAGATCACAGCACTTCTTGGCAACCAGCTCGCTCATCAAGCAGCACTGGAGCGACACCTTTGCGGCTTCGCGCTGCGCGTTTGCGAGAAGGTTTTCCCCGAATTCATCGAGAGCTGCTCGACCGCGCGGGTCGAGACCCAGATCCGTCGGGCGATGGAAATCGCGCTGCGCAAACCAAGCCTCACGATCCGCCTCTCCCCCGCCAATGTCGCGGGGCTGACGCCGGTGATCGAGGCGAGCGCCGGGCCGAACAGCCCCGCCCTGAACATCGTCGCGGACCCGGCGCTTGCCGATGGCGACATCCATGCCGACTGGGAAGACGGCGTGATGGATTACAGCTTCGAGACGGTCTGCCGCAGTATCCTCATCGCCCTGCGGCAGACGATCTCTCCCCAAGCCACACCAATCAGGAAAGCCGTGTAA
- the fliF gene encoding flagellar basal-body MS-ring/collar protein FliF: MRNLQSLGRRKLLMLGAVGVVSVFALVFGLSVVTAPNYKLLYSQLSPSSAAGIVDALEQAGFKTQLSADGSAVSVPEGDMARARMALAEKNLPVDGEPGWELFDNASGFGMNTFMQHVNRLRAMEGELARSIQTIDGVRSARVHLVLPEREAFSRTSPDPSASVIVRAASTRGISRKEALAIRNLIAAAVPNLDGNRVTVLSASGETILAENSDAAGQATLQSNKAATEDRMARSIEQILTARVGAGNARVQVNVDLSNQREVVVQQSFNPDQQVVRSTQNNAEQQKGVQNGDAGVNTGNNIPGALGGPGASSTTDSRSKNGESVQYEIGNTRRETTTEAGAVKRVSVAVLVNGIYNVQDDGSLKYEQRSPEEIARLTALVKSAIGYDQNRGDTVSVDSLRFIDYSMEVGGPVGPTLMQRLSDNIVSILRWVFALLIVVAVLVFGLRPLLNRADRERPRLSEAPGAGALAAPEGEAEAAAPAGNNLPAAPASAVAPRTQEAAEPAAPVQRAERYDPARDEELVTNFAISGAILKRKVSAIQKIAEEEPQEALKVLRGWLLNEA, encoded by the coding sequence TTGCGGAATCTTCAATCCTTGGGACGGCGCAAGCTGCTGATGCTTGGGGCCGTCGGCGTCGTCAGCGTGTTCGCGCTGGTCTTCGGCCTATCCGTCGTGACCGCCCCGAACTACAAGCTGCTCTACAGCCAGCTTTCGCCCTCCAGCGCAGCCGGAATCGTCGACGCGCTCGAACAGGCAGGGTTCAAGACGCAACTGTCTGCAGATGGCAGCGCGGTGTCGGTGCCGGAGGGAGACATGGCCCGCGCCCGCATGGCGCTGGCCGAAAAGAACCTGCCAGTGGATGGCGAACCCGGTTGGGAGCTGTTCGACAACGCAAGCGGCTTCGGCATGAACACCTTCATGCAGCATGTGAACCGTCTGCGCGCGATGGAGGGCGAGCTGGCGCGCTCGATCCAGACTATCGACGGGGTGCGCAGCGCCCGCGTCCATCTGGTTCTGCCCGAGCGCGAAGCCTTCTCGCGCACCAGCCCCGACCCGAGCGCCAGCGTCATCGTGCGCGCCGCCTCCACCCGCGGCATCAGCCGCAAGGAAGCTCTGGCCATTCGCAACCTGATCGCGGCGGCAGTGCCCAATCTCGACGGCAACCGGGTGACGGTGCTCTCGGCCAGCGGCGAGACGATCCTCGCGGAGAATTCGGATGCGGCCGGGCAAGCGACACTCCAGTCGAACAAGGCCGCGACCGAAGACCGGATGGCGCGCTCGATCGAGCAGATCCTGACGGCGCGGGTCGGTGCGGGGAATGCCCGCGTGCAGGTCAATGTCGACCTGTCCAACCAGCGTGAAGTCGTGGTGCAGCAAAGCTTCAACCCCGATCAGCAGGTCGTGCGCTCCACCCAGAACAACGCCGAGCAGCAAAAGGGTGTGCAGAATGGCGATGCGGGTGTGAACACCGGAAACAACATCCCTGGCGCGCTTGGCGGCCCCGGCGCGAGCAGCACGACCGACAGCCGCAGCAAGAACGGCGAGTCGGTGCAATACGAAATCGGCAACACACGGCGCGAGACGACGACCGAAGCGGGTGCAGTCAAGCGCGTGTCGGTCGCCGTGCTGGTCAACGGCATATACAACGTGCAGGACGACGGCTCGCTGAAATACGAACAACGCTCGCCCGAGGAAATCGCGCGTCTCACCGCACTGGTGAAATCGGCGATCGGCTACGACCAGAATCGCGGCGATACAGTCTCGGTCGATAGCCTGCGCTTCATCGATTACTCGATGGAAGTCGGCGGCCCGGTCGGCCCGACGCTGATGCAGCGGCTCTCCGACAATATCGTGTCGATCCTGCGCTGGGTCTTTGCCCTTCTGATCGTGGTCGCGGTGCTTGTCTTCGGTCTGCGCCCGTTGCTGAACCGGGCCGACCGCGAACGCCCGCGGCTGAGCGAGGCGCCTGGCGCCGGGGCGCTCGCAGCCCCCGAGGGCGAGGCGGAAGCAGCGGCACCCGCGGGCAACAACCTGCCCGCAGCGCCCGCCAGTGCCGTCGCGCCCCGAACGCAGGAGGCCGCCGAGCCCGCAGCGCCCGTCCAACGTGCGGAGCGCTACGATCCCGCCAGGGACGAGGAGCTCGTCACCAACTTCGCGATCAGCGGCGCGATCCTGAAGCGCAAGGTCTCGGCAATCCAGAAGATCGCCGAAGAAGAACCGCAAGAGGCCCTCAAGGTCCTGCGCGGCTGGCTGCTAAACGAGGCATGA
- a CDS encoding flagellar basal body-associated FliL family protein translates to MTDAAVDGEELAEAPAGRWRVLRDHKRLVMAAGALAVVAMFCGGFVAFGGVSALTGGKPAESAGHGGTGAGAAAGGDALLDFDDIVVNITGTTADGASAARYLKIHLALVYPESPEAEAAMAEKKPFIRDTFTGFLRQMTVEDLRGSIGLIKLKAELLKRARAVVGDNTPSEVLISDLVVQ, encoded by the coding sequence ATGACAGATGCGGCGGTTGATGGAGAAGAGCTTGCCGAAGCGCCTGCCGGGCGCTGGCGTGTCTTGCGTGACCACAAGCGTCTCGTGATGGCGGCGGGCGCCCTCGCGGTCGTGGCCATGTTCTGCGGTGGATTCGTCGCTTTCGGTGGCGTCTCTGCCCTCACCGGGGGCAAACCCGCAGAGTCGGCAGGCCATGGCGGTACGGGCGCGGGTGCCGCGGCCGGCGGGGACGCGCTACTGGATTTCGACGACATCGTGGTGAACATCACCGGGACGACCGCGGACGGCGCCTCCGCCGCGCGCTACCTCAAGATTCACCTAGCGCTGGTCTATCCCGAATCGCCAGAAGCCGAAGCCGCGATGGCCGAGAAGAAACCCTTCATCCGCGATACCTTCACCGGGTTCCTCCGGCAGATGACGGTCGAGGATCTGCGCGGCAGCATCGGTCTCATCAAGCTCAAGGCGGAGCTGCTCAAGCGCGCCCGCGCGGTCGTCGGGGACAATACGCCGAGCGAGGTTCTCATCAGCGATCTGGTGGTGCAGTGA
- a CDS encoding flagellar motor switch protein FliM, producing the protein MAEQADMAMAATTTAEVEDEIIRMSMLNYERLPMLDVIFERFVLSFSSSLKSLTGSVLDVTLGDVEYLPFADAMKSLPKHGLIAVAQADPWDDQFILSQDPVFLFSALELMLGGQPTGRAKDAKNGFTTIERRMGEQVAERILADMAVGFRQICEVSFQVDRMESNPQFANIAQPNSPTVRVPLKVSLEGYHGEVHLILPYSTLEPVRPLLTKIFFGDRLGADSSWRTQLKQKIEGSSVALTAQLHELVVPMREILDWKVGDTLDLGIDDTQPVLLLCAGSPVLEGEMGKKQNGSMALKVTANLMGKDEWSNDVDAD; encoded by the coding sequence ATGGCGGAGCAGGCGGACATGGCGATGGCGGCGACGACGACGGCGGAGGTCGAGGACGAGATCATCCGCATGTCGATGCTCAATTACGAGCGTCTGCCGATGCTGGACGTGATCTTCGAGCGCTTCGTTCTGTCCTTCTCCAGCTCGCTCAAGTCGCTGACGGGTTCGGTGCTGGACGTGACGCTGGGCGACGTCGAATACCTGCCCTTCGCCGACGCGATGAAAAGCCTGCCCAAGCATGGTTTGATCGCGGTCGCGCAGGCCGATCCTTGGGATGACCAGTTTATCCTTTCGCAGGATCCGGTCTTCCTGTTCTCCGCGCTCGAACTGATGCTGGGCGGGCAGCCGACGGGGCGGGCGAAGGATGCCAAGAACGGCTTCACGACGATCGAGCGCAGGATGGGAGAGCAGGTCGCCGAACGCATCCTCGCCGACATGGCGGTGGGCTTCCGTCAGATTTGCGAGGTCTCATTCCAGGTCGACCGGATGGAGAGCAATCCGCAATTCGCGAACATCGCTCAGCCCAACAGTCCCACGGTCCGCGTACCGCTCAAGGTCAGCCTCGAAGGCTACCACGGCGAGGTTCATCTGATCCTGCCTTACTCGACGCTGGAGCCGGTGCGCCCGCTGCTCACCAAGATATTCTTCGGGGATCGGCTCGGCGCGGACAGCTCGTGGCGTACGCAGCTGAAACAGAAGATCGAAGGGTCGTCGGTGGCGCTGACCGCCCAGCTGCACGAGCTTGTGGTACCGATGCGCGAGATTCTGGACTGGAAAGTGGGCGACACGCTCGACCTCGGGATCGACGACACCCAGCCGGTCCTTCTGCTCTGTGCCGGGAGTCCGGTTCTCGAAGGCGAAATGGGCAAGAAGCAGAACGGGTCGATGGCGCTGAAGGTGACCGCGAACCTCATGGGAAAGGACGAGTGGAGCAATGATGTCGATGCTGATTAA